The following coding sequences lie in one Leptospira neocaledonica genomic window:
- the groL gene encoding chaperonin GroEL (60 kDa chaperone family; promotes refolding of misfolded polypeptides especially under stressful conditions; forms two stacked rings of heptamers to form a barrel-shaped 14mer; ends can be capped by GroES; misfolded proteins enter the barrel where they are refolded when GroES binds) translates to MAKIIEYDETARRKLLEGVNKLANAVKVTLGPKGRNVVIDKKFGSPTITKDGVTVAKEIELEDSIENMGAQMVKEVSTKTNDVAGDGTTTATILAQSIVNEGLKNVTAGANPMALKHGIDKAVNAAVESIKKRSVKIENKKDIANVATISANNDKDIGNLIADAMDKVGKDGVITVEEAKSIETTLDVVEGMQFDRGYVSPYMVTDPEAMIATLSDPYILIYDKKISSMRDLLPVLEKVAQAGRPLVIIAEEVEGEALATIVVNTLRKTISCVAVKAPGFGDRRKSMLEDIAILTGGQVISEDLGMKLENATVQQLGRAKKVTVDKENTTIIEGQGASKDIQGRVGQIKKQIEDTTSEYDREKLQERLAKLAGGVAVIHVGAATEVEMKEKKHRVEDALSATRAAVEEGIVPGGGLTLLKAQEAVSALKLEGDEATGAKIIFRALEEPIRMITSNAGLEGSVIVEQAKGKKGNEGFNALTMVWEDLLQAGVVDPAKVVRSALQNAASIGSMLLTTEVTITDKPEKDGGGMPPMGGMGGMGGMGGMM, encoded by the coding sequence ATGGCAAAAATTATCGAGTATGATGAAACAGCTAGACGTAAACTTTTAGAAGGCGTCAACAAACTAGCGAACGCTGTAAAAGTTACCCTTGGTCCTAAGGGAAGAAACGTAGTAATCGACAAAAAATTCGGATCTCCTACCATCACTAAGGACGGAGTTACCGTAGCAAAAGAAATCGAACTAGAAGATTCCATCGAGAACATGGGTGCTCAGATGGTAAAAGAAGTTTCCACAAAGACGAATGACGTTGCTGGAGACGGAACTACCACTGCTACTATTCTTGCTCAATCTATCGTTAACGAAGGATTGAAAAACGTTACCGCAGGTGCAAACCCAATGGCACTTAAACACGGTATCGACAAAGCGGTTAATGCTGCAGTAGAAAGTATCAAAAAACGTTCAGTTAAGATCGAAAACAAAAAAGATATCGCTAACGTTGCGACTATCTCCGCAAACAACGACAAGGATATAGGAAATCTGATCGCAGATGCTATGGACAAAGTCGGAAAAGACGGAGTTATCACTGTAGAAGAAGCAAAATCTATCGAAACCACTTTAGACGTGGTGGAAGGTATGCAATTCGACCGCGGATACGTTTCTCCATACATGGTAACCGATCCGGAAGCTATGATCGCTACTTTAAGTGATCCTTATATTCTGATCTATGATAAAAAGATCTCCTCTATGAGAGACCTTCTTCCTGTATTGGAAAAAGTTGCTCAAGCAGGAAGACCTTTAGTTATCATCGCAGAAGAAGTAGAAGGAGAAGCATTAGCTACTATCGTAGTAAACACTCTTCGTAAAACTATCTCCTGCGTTGCTGTTAAGGCTCCTGGATTCGGAGATCGCCGTAAATCGATGTTGGAAGATATCGCTATTCTTACCGGTGGACAAGTGATTTCCGAAGACCTCGGAATGAAACTGGAAAACGCAACAGTTCAACAACTTGGACGTGCTAAAAAAGTTACCGTCGACAAAGAAAACACCACGATCATCGAAGGACAAGGTGCTTCTAAAGATATCCAAGGCCGCGTAGGTCAGATCAAAAAACAAATCGAAGATACTACTTCTGAGTACGATCGTGAAAAACTCCAAGAGCGCTTAGCTAAATTAGCTGGCGGTGTTGCAGTAATCCATGTTGGTGCAGCTACCGAAGTAGAAATGAAAGAGAAAAAACACCGTGTGGAAGATGCACTTTCAGCTACTCGCGCAGCAGTAGAAGAAGGAATCGTTCCTGGTGGTGGATTAACTCTTCTAAAAGCTCAAGAAGCAGTTTCCGCTCTTAAATTAGAAGGTGACGAAGCTACTGGAGCAAAAATTATCTTCCGCGCATTAGAAGAGCCGATCCGTATGATCACTTCTAACGCTGGCCTGGAAGGATCCGTAATCGTTGAGCAAGCAAAAGGTAAGAAAGGAAACGAAGGTTTTAACGCTCTTACTATGGTTTGGGAAGATCTACTACAAGCTGGAGTCGTTGACCCTGCGAAAGTAGTTCGTTCTGCACTCCAAAACGCTGCTTCAATCGGATCAATGTTGTTAACTACAGAAGTTACAATCACCGACAAACCTGAAAAAGACGGTGGCGGAATGCCTCCTATGGGTGGAATGGGCGGTATGGGAGGAATGGGCGGCATGATGTAA
- the groES gene encoding co-chaperone GroES, with protein MAIKPLGDRVLVEPKQDAEEKIGSIFVPDTAKEKPQEGKVVEVGSGRYEDGKLIPLEVKAGDVVLYGKYSGTEIKSEGKEYLIIRESDILAIVKK; from the coding sequence ATGGCGATTAAACCGCTAGGTGACCGAGTTTTGGTCGAGCCTAAACAAGACGCTGAAGAAAAGATCGGCAGCATCTTCGTTCCTGATACGGCTAAAGAAAAACCGCAAGAGGGAAAGGTTGTTGAAGTAGGAAGCGGACGTTATGAAGACGGAAAGCTTATACCACTAGAAGTTAAAGCTGGTGATGTCGTTCTATACGGCAAATATTCCGGAACTGAAATTAAATCCGAAGGTAAAGAATACTTAATCATCCGCGAAAGCGACATTCTTGCCATCGTGAAAAAGTAA
- a CDS encoding LIC_12071 family protein — translation MQIFKHILFFILALLVCEGIAAGASAWSFLESSLASFEQIKNLSDQRARDTIGAISKSSEGKLSKDRLEDLNFAFTRLVKVTSGDKEGFIISEISMTDDSGVVLASSNEDYVSDPRVKRKPEPKFLSTNYTAAHHLRKWQIGTPILLGDKNTFQNDKLMQIVSPYFPEISEPSVLLSMAVYHPEKLERVASLHMKYERGNFAHFVKIQTELFWWTLQNNTIIALICALVLGFAHLLIKSVRTSFTQDGRYIAEHPSAPPLWEKVDFAQTQGPIRWRENVSSSSPSYQSQNPAPVERSIPVPPVASSSPAQAVNREKAEIIDAIYLG, via the coding sequence GTGCAAATTTTTAAACATATTCTATTTTTTATTTTAGCACTTTTGGTTTGTGAAGGGATCGCCGCCGGAGCCTCTGCATGGTCCTTTTTGGAATCCTCTCTTGCTTCTTTCGAGCAGATCAAAAATCTTTCGGACCAAAGAGCCAGAGATACAATCGGTGCTATTTCTAAATCCAGCGAAGGAAAATTAAGCAAAGATAGATTGGAAGATCTGAATTTTGCATTCACAAGACTTGTAAAAGTGACTTCGGGAGATAAAGAAGGATTTATCATTTCAGAGATTAGTATGACAGATGATTCAGGTGTCGTTCTTGCATCATCTAACGAAGATTATGTGTCCGATCCAAGAGTTAAAAGAAAACCGGAACCTAAGTTTTTATCTACCAATTATACTGCGGCTCATCATTTGAGAAAATGGCAGATAGGAACTCCAATCCTTTTAGGAGATAAGAATACTTTCCAAAATGATAAACTGATGCAGATTGTTTCTCCTTATTTTCCTGAAATTTCCGAGCCAAGCGTTCTTCTTTCCATGGCAGTATATCATCCTGAAAAATTGGAAAGAGTAGCTTCTCTCCATATGAAATATGAAAGAGGGAACTTTGCACATTTTGTGAAAATCCAGACCGAACTTTTCTGGTGGACTTTGCAAAATAATACGATCATCGCTCTTATCTGCGCTCTTGTATTAGGATTTGCTCATTTACTTATTAAGAGTGTTCGTACATCGTTTACTCAGGACGGAAGGTATATCGCAGAACATCCATCTGCTCCTCCTTTATGGGAGAAGGTCGACTTTGCTCAAACCCAAGGGCCGATCCGTTGGAGAGAAAATGTTTCTTCTTCTTCTCCTTCTTACCAAAGCCAAAACCCGGCACCCGTAGAGAGAAGTATTCCTGTTCCTCCGGTGGCTTCTTCTTCTCCTGCACAAGCGGTCAATCGGGAGAAAGCGGAAATTATAGACGCTATTTATCTAGGATAA
- a CDS encoding LA_1737 family protein gives MIKNFLKFFSTKVGCIILFFPILLICFSSEIGASDYFDTLTSEKKPILGSDKEDKYSFRLPPFASIENWGPHYSLNFLILYTYTDYPKFKQTSFFPLFDHLSAKENQSYRSYFFPFYYAQRVQESQSDSGVNISLFHYNSYESRGEKFSESWLSFPSFLPLFGRSKTIESGKEESFYFAVPFLYFRNRNLNDNWNHFLIFHWGEDRESNYGSVLPLVYWGFGKRKFHFSFFPIFFYNTEYNSYSNKENFHFTIFPLFSYNSWDGGEEGAFFTPLFGQTWKENPMVGGGGKEEDKFSYYLLLFLNRKYSNGELQNYNATIPIVFHRNWMKGSGAETNVILISGWSSNEKEEYDRSYLFPFWFHKKNDYLYVLPAYFDNGTEKFGLFPVPFYHKRTATEFNFYALNSYYSNDWQGNSKFLFFPLYYHSFKPNESKVITPISYYSSDSSETTTLLPWFLYYRNKEKVASQNYLINTYLSWDNNGDFKRAFFFPLWFYKSGEHFHFLPIWAKGNQPGKEYTWIIPMFTYWDKDRTWVGPFYSRKNEAGDRFERLIVFPFWYFYRDNWQNNKSESYTLLPIFQWNDTSEYKELITPLSYSIEYKTKIEKYSLVTLYEKYDTDQESRRRVYPIYFSNTTNEYSYWNVLGLAGRGFDKAGDTKYSYAFPLYFYKRDSFRLLIPFFFRLGYDEKHYTHFGILHYWNRSPEKDNTWVWPLLWFSNVDKVRKEEFSTWFPLYWNWDNPRSKGNIILPFYLKYEEADKTLELVLAYSSSQTLGNFAAGGGSTEKDYYLDTDVSLFYNLFSVSTRSSISKGTLEFWKSKHPTGEIPVEAIKRDASVEKKEEGEGLNKYNRLTREKVRSFWGVSALFGIFSYEQGDDRKHIRLLPLAWYSWSEKNSDKVNMLAPFYFSSKIGDESYLAAGVVLPLYARQDKGPDFQEAYLLFGFLRGKQGEVRDYSVLWPITRLYFSPDAWGFRIFPLVAHDQSKDFSRTISPLYYRKRIVEGGTTTRSFHSLLLPLFHSGSDSSQNQDLFVEKSYSLLLPIYWTYGSKVQTLSGESYESKFYTLLSAYSSKKELNGEEFSSLLTPFYYYSRSKRASETSEQATKVDFLFFPTIYSKRSSTESTLFVLGYYSESSPSVSKGNFLGLVSSSAEKNGGKIYSSFHIFPFYFSGSEKEGEKINEYYTTIPILYHGYKKGNLSGWNVLGLLSGSGSDQETSFAIYPFYSNKEKNVPNVYKERVTWGLLYYSDRSEFQDGNWNSFNANPFGIFSSSGSKTLESSSSFYFLPIPLLYTNSEKQNSENREYFKRDVTFLKLIDYSKYESISLKEGSTDKVVDQWRDFTAFFLFSNTLHTVKDIKKEETTSSYFKSYLFPIYRFESENDPFKKEKHLNFLLITDYKSGNSGLERLVIGPAFYFNNSYRTVYGLAPLAFTWKENDTRLWFFLGGYAYKDKDLSRWGFAGIFDTYYESAYKRRNLNLFLGLIHTELEEQRTRIAVFGGLLAGLERRPDYSDTNFLWLRWKSVPGETLANFLPIYYYHSDAAGTASLIPPVLGYFSSEKDGRFDMLGLGLLYYRNQKISKEEDLMLVGPGLFYYKQYGNNMNGLHAMGILAVPGMGGLLWDWEYETKTKYSKYSILNLLYSHTITKDGNEIDRVLGIKL, from the coding sequence ATGATTAAGAATTTTCTGAAATTTTTTTCTACTAAAGTCGGATGTATTATCCTATTTTTCCCGATTCTTCTGATTTGTTTTTCTTCCGAGATCGGTGCATCTGATTATTTCGATACTCTTACTTCTGAAAAAAAACCTATATTAGGAAGTGATAAAGAAGATAAATATTCCTTCAGGCTTCCTCCTTTTGCAAGTATAGAGAATTGGGGGCCTCATTATTCTTTGAATTTTCTGATTCTTTATACATATACGGATTATCCTAAATTTAAGCAGACCAGTTTTTTCCCCTTATTCGATCATCTTTCCGCAAAAGAAAACCAGTCCTATCGTTCTTATTTTTTCCCTTTTTATTATGCTCAACGTGTCCAGGAATCTCAGTCGGATTCGGGAGTTAATATTTCCTTATTCCACTATAATTCGTATGAATCAAGAGGAGAAAAATTTTCCGAGAGTTGGTTATCCTTTCCTTCATTTCTTCCATTGTTCGGTAGAAGTAAAACAATTGAAAGTGGTAAAGAAGAATCATTTTATTTTGCAGTTCCTTTCTTATATTTTCGGAATCGTAATCTTAATGATAACTGGAACCATTTTCTCATTTTTCATTGGGGTGAAGATCGGGAGTCCAATTATGGATCCGTTTTACCTTTAGTGTATTGGGGTTTCGGTAAAAGAAAATTTCATTTTAGCTTTTTCCCGATTTTTTTCTATAATACTGAATACAATAGTTACTCAAATAAAGAAAATTTCCATTTTACGATCTTTCCTTTATTCTCTTATAATTCTTGGGATGGAGGAGAAGAAGGTGCATTTTTCACTCCACTTTTCGGACAAACTTGGAAGGAAAATCCGATGGTTGGGGGAGGAGGGAAGGAAGAAGATAAATTCTCCTATTATCTGCTCTTATTCCTGAATCGAAAATATTCTAATGGAGAATTACAGAATTATAATGCAACTATCCCGATCGTATTTCATCGTAATTGGATGAAGGGTAGCGGAGCAGAAACAAATGTAATACTAATTAGCGGTTGGAGCTCCAACGAAAAGGAGGAATATGACCGTTCTTATTTATTTCCTTTCTGGTTTCATAAGAAAAACGATTATTTATATGTATTGCCCGCTTATTTTGATAATGGAACCGAAAAATTTGGTTTATTTCCGGTCCCCTTTTATCATAAACGTACTGCGACCGAATTTAATTTTTATGCATTAAATTCTTATTATTCTAATGATTGGCAGGGGAACTCTAAGTTTTTGTTTTTCCCTCTGTATTATCATTCGTTTAAGCCGAATGAATCTAAAGTAATCACTCCGATTTCTTATTATTCTTCCGATTCCTCCGAAACAACTACCTTACTTCCTTGGTTTTTATATTACAGAAATAAAGAAAAGGTCGCTTCTCAAAATTATTTGATCAATACGTATCTTTCTTGGGATAATAACGGAGATTTTAAGAGGGCCTTTTTCTTTCCACTTTGGTTTTATAAATCGGGTGAGCATTTTCATTTTTTACCGATATGGGCAAAAGGAAATCAGCCTGGAAAGGAATACACCTGGATCATTCCGATGTTTACGTATTGGGATAAAGATCGGACTTGGGTAGGTCCATTTTATTCCAGGAAAAACGAAGCTGGTGATAGATTTGAAAGGTTGATCGTATTTCCTTTCTGGTATTTTTATAGAGATAACTGGCAAAATAATAAGTCTGAAAGTTATACACTTCTTCCGATTTTCCAATGGAACGATACTTCCGAATATAAAGAACTTATAACTCCACTTTCTTATTCTATAGAATATAAGACCAAAATTGAAAAATATTCACTGGTTACGTTGTATGAAAAATATGATACCGACCAGGAATCCAGAAGAAGAGTTTATCCGATCTATTTCTCCAATACTACAAATGAATATTCCTATTGGAATGTGCTCGGTTTGGCGGGTAGAGGTTTTGATAAGGCCGGAGATACAAAATACAGTTATGCTTTCCCACTCTATTTTTATAAAAGAGATAGCTTCAGGCTCCTGATTCCTTTCTTCTTTCGTCTAGGATATGACGAGAAACATTATACTCATTTTGGAATCTTACATTATTGGAACCGGTCTCCCGAAAAGGACAATACTTGGGTCTGGCCTCTATTATGGTTTTCGAATGTGGATAAGGTCCGTAAGGAGGAATTCTCTACTTGGTTCCCACTCTATTGGAATTGGGACAATCCTCGTAGCAAAGGGAATATCATACTTCCTTTTTACTTAAAATACGAAGAAGCTGATAAAACATTAGAGCTTGTGCTTGCCTATTCTTCTTCCCAGACTCTCGGAAATTTTGCAGCGGGGGGAGGATCTACGGAAAAGGATTATTATTTAGATACGGATGTTTCTCTGTTCTATAATCTATTTAGTGTTTCCACAAGATCGTCTATTTCTAAGGGAACTTTGGAATTTTGGAAATCTAAACATCCAACTGGAGAGATCCCGGTCGAGGCGATTAAAAGAGATGCCTCTGTCGAAAAGAAGGAAGAGGGTGAAGGTTTAAACAAATATAATAGATTAACTAGGGAAAAAGTTCGTTCCTTCTGGGGAGTGAGTGCCTTATTTGGGATTTTCAGTTATGAGCAAGGAGATGACAGAAAGCATATCCGTCTTCTTCCGCTTGCTTGGTATTCCTGGTCCGAAAAGAATTCGGATAAGGTTAATATGCTCGCACCATTTTATTTCTCGAGTAAGATAGGGGATGAGTCTTATTTGGCTGCAGGAGTTGTTTTACCTTTATACGCACGCCAGGATAAAGGGCCAGATTTCCAAGAGGCTTATTTACTTTTCGGTTTTTTAAGAGGAAAGCAGGGAGAAGTAAGAGACTATTCAGTCTTATGGCCAATTACTCGGTTATATTTTTCGCCGGATGCTTGGGGATTTAGGATTTTTCCTTTAGTTGCTCATGATCAGTCCAAAGATTTTTCTAGGACAATTTCCCCATTGTATTATAGAAAACGAATTGTCGAAGGTGGAACTACAACTAGGTCCTTTCATTCATTACTTCTGCCTTTGTTCCATTCCGGTTCCGATTCCAGTCAAAACCAAGATTTGTTCGTAGAAAAGTCTTATAGCCTCTTGCTACCGATTTATTGGACTTATGGATCTAAGGTGCAAACCTTGTCTGGAGAATCTTACGAATCTAAGTTTTATACTTTATTATCTGCTTATTCTAGTAAGAAGGAATTGAATGGAGAAGAATTCTCTTCTCTTCTTACTCCATTTTATTATTATTCTAGATCGAAGAGGGCTTCGGAAACATCGGAACAAGCTACTAAAGTGGACTTTTTGTTTTTTCCGACGATCTACTCTAAGCGAAGTTCTACGGAATCTACACTTTTTGTATTAGGATATTATAGCGAATCTTCTCCATCTGTTTCGAAGGGTAATTTTTTAGGTCTCGTTTCTTCTTCAGCGGAGAAAAATGGAGGGAAAATTTATAGCTCATTCCATATATTTCCTTTTTATTTTTCAGGTTCCGAAAAAGAGGGAGAGAAGATTAACGAATATTATACGACCATACCTATCCTATATCACGGTTATAAAAAAGGAAATCTCTCCGGATGGAATGTATTAGGGCTTTTGAGCGGATCGGGTTCTGATCAGGAGACTTCTTTCGCAATTTATCCTTTTTACTCTAACAAAGAGAAAAATGTACCTAACGTTTATAAAGAAAGAGTTACCTGGGGACTTTTATATTATTCGGATAGATCGGAATTCCAAGATGGAAATTGGAACTCTTTCAATGCGAATCCGTTCGGGATTTTTTCTTCGTCGGGAAGTAAAACATTAGAATCAAGTTCTTCTTTTTATTTTTTACCGATCCCGCTTTTATACACCAATTCAGAAAAACAGAATTCGGAAAACCGAGAATATTTCAAAAGGGATGTGACCTTTCTGAAATTGATCGATTATTCCAAATATGAATCCATTTCTCTCAAAGAAGGTAGCACCGATAAGGTTGTGGATCAATGGAGAGATTTTACGGCATTCTTCCTTTTTTCGAATACATTACATACGGTTAAGGATATCAAAAAGGAAGAAACGACTAGTTCGTATTTTAAGTCTTATCTTTTTCCGATATATAGATTCGAATCGGAGAACGATCCGTTCAAAAAGGAAAAACACTTAAACTTTTTATTAATTACGGATTATAAATCCGGAAATTCAGGTTTAGAAAGATTGGTAATAGGCCCGGCTTTTTATTTCAATAATTCGTATCGTACTGTATATGGTTTGGCACCGCTTGCCTTTACTTGGAAAGAGAATGATACTAGATTATGGTTTTTCTTAGGGGGGTATGCTTATAAAGATAAGGATTTATCACGCTGGGGTTTTGCTGGAATTTTTGATACGTATTACGAATCCGCTTATAAAAGAAGGAATCTGAATCTATTCTTAGGTTTGATCCATACAGAATTGGAAGAGCAAAGAACCAGGATCGCGGTTTTTGGTGGACTACTCGCTGGACTGGAAAGGCGTCCTGATTATTCCGATACGAATTTCTTATGGCTGCGTTGGAAATCTGTTCCAGGCGAGACTCTGGCAAATTTCCTTCCGATCTACTATTATCATTCAGATGCTGCAGGCACTGCTTCTTTAATTCCTCCGGTATTAGGATATTTTTCTTCCGAAAAAGACGGAAGATTCGATATGCTCGGTCTAGGATTATTATATTATCGAAATCAAAAAATTTCCAAAGAGGAAGACCTGATGCTTGTAGGCCCCGGGTTATTCTACTATAAACAATATGGAAATAATATGAATGGTTTACATGCTATGGGAATTTTGGCGGTTCCTGGAATGGGTGGCCTTCTTTGGGATTGGGAATACGAAACTAAGACTAAATATAGTAAATATTCGATTCTAAATTTATTATATAGTCATACGATTACAAAGGATGGAAATGAAATTGATAGGGTGCTTGGGATAAAGTTATAA
- a CDS encoding STAS domain-containing protein, with protein MEIHTTKLGHILKVTPKGVLDSYSAFDLVRFIKTRWEEGERLVLVNSHFVEYIEEDGISALVELKNFFEKFGGNIAFSDWNEEGLLVLGLFGLNKSPNFFRNEKDAEVWLSSLKIEDRRTRTEKSESISSLRQTKPIQFYSSPSSSLTKSDVYVPEISTVPIPGQEPVEKTKIGKDLDHSLEQARNIQERVLYCESCRARLRIKTLGRHQCPNCGIQFDVSRTGGVRYLEKLLG; from the coding sequence TTGGAAATTCATACTACAAAACTGGGACATATACTGAAGGTGACTCCGAAAGGGGTTCTGGATTCCTATTCCGCATTCGACCTCGTGCGTTTTATTAAAACACGCTGGGAAGAAGGGGAAAGACTTGTACTCGTCAATTCTCATTTTGTGGAATATATAGAAGAAGATGGTATCTCCGCTCTTGTGGAATTGAAAAACTTCTTCGAAAAATTCGGCGGTAATATTGCATTCAGCGATTGGAATGAAGAAGGTTTATTAGTTTTAGGATTATTCGGTTTGAATAAGAGTCCGAACTTTTTCAGGAACGAAAAAGACGCTGAGGTTTGGCTTTCTTCTTTGAAGATCGAGGATAGAAGGACTAGAACCGAAAAATCGGAAAGTATTTCTTCTCTCAGGCAGACTAAACCGATTCAGTTTTATTCTAGTCCTTCTTCTTCTTTAACTAAGTCGGACGTTTATGTTCCTGAGATCAGTACTGTTCCCATTCCAGGGCAAGAACCAGTAGAAAAGACTAAGATTGGAAAAGATCTAGATCATTCTTTGGAGCAGGCGAGAAACATCCAAGAAAGAGTCTTATACTGCGAGTCATGTAGGGCAAGACTTAGGATTAAAACTCTTGGTCGTCACCAATGTCCTAATTGCGGAATTCAGTTTGACGTGAGTCGCACCGGTGGAGTTCGATACTTGGAGAAACTATTAGGTTAG
- the murJ gene encoding murein biosynthesis integral membrane protein MurJ has product MSQAARRSFALSFYTLVSRILGVFRDHFMAVSFGTGTVASAFSVAYRLPNMFRNLLAEGTLSQSFMPLYSDAEKEGVIAARKMSGAVLSFLFVILLSFVVIVFTFSPFALPILVGGTPEYSGLVVELTYILFFLIVTASLSSIYMAISNVKNRFFVPSLSPIILNLSYLTVFLGIFPFVDWELLTKVRVLCFAIVGGGIIQLAVQAWYVSKNGEGPIFSFNYKHPAISKIFKLMLPAAVGGGFYQLGLLVDIFLANYVQNTNPGLGAVVSLDYAQRLVQLPTGIIGVALATTTLPALLSSLKQNKHSEVPKEMLGVLGFAGFLTAPAALGIGILAGPILDSIYYGGRWDHLATETTILPLIFYSLAVPFYSMNKVLISTYYAFQDTKTPLRVQAFTFVLNLTLNFSLIFFLKHSAIALSSAVSTVVTWTLLSNNLKKHDVSFPWEGFLSKIAKLVLPLLAMAAFLFFYKEIVHLRALGFLSEKGLSYANSSRISLCAAVVPGMVIFFLMSLILGLEEIRLIAGKLFRKK; this is encoded by the coding sequence TTGTCCCAAGCTGCCAGAAGAAGTTTCGCTCTTTCTTTTTACACCCTCGTTTCCAGAATTTTAGGAGTGTTCCGAGACCATTTTATGGCCGTGTCTTTCGGGACAGGCACAGTGGCCTCTGCATTTTCAGTCGCTTATAGATTGCCGAATATGTTTCGCAATTTATTGGCGGAAGGAACTCTTTCCCAATCCTTCATGCCATTATACTCGGATGCGGAGAAGGAAGGGGTTATCGCCGCTCGAAAAATGAGCGGTGCTGTATTAAGTTTTCTTTTTGTAATCCTTTTAAGTTTTGTAGTAATCGTATTTACGTTTTCGCCCTTTGCTCTTCCGATACTTGTAGGCGGGACTCCCGAATATTCAGGGCTTGTAGTAGAACTTACCTATATTCTTTTTTTCTTAATTGTTACCGCAAGTTTATCTTCGATTTATATGGCGATCTCCAACGTTAAGAATCGATTTTTTGTTCCTTCTCTTTCTCCTATCATTCTGAACTTAAGTTACCTCACTGTTTTTTTAGGAATTTTCCCCTTTGTAGATTGGGAACTTTTAACTAAGGTCAGGGTTTTATGTTTTGCAATCGTAGGAGGAGGGATCATACAGTTGGCTGTTCAGGCTTGGTATGTTTCTAAAAATGGAGAAGGCCCGATCTTCTCCTTCAATTATAAACATCCTGCTATTTCGAAAATATTCAAACTGATGTTACCTGCGGCTGTCGGTGGAGGTTTTTACCAACTTGGACTTTTGGTGGATATATTTTTAGCAAACTATGTACAGAATACAAATCCCGGCTTAGGTGCAGTTGTTAGTTTAGATTATGCGCAGAGATTGGTGCAACTTCCCACCGGGATCATAGGTGTGGCACTTGCAACCACAACTCTACCTGCTTTACTTTCTTCCTTAAAACAAAATAAACATTCCGAGGTTCCGAAGGAAATGTTGGGAGTTTTAGGTTTTGCAGGATTTTTAACTGCACCTGCCGCTCTCGGGATAGGTATCTTGGCCGGACCAATCCTGGATTCCATTTATTATGGAGGAAGATGGGATCATCTCGCTACGGAAACTACAATCTTACCTTTAATATTTTATTCGTTAGCTGTTCCGTTCTATAGCATGAATAAGGTTTTGATTTCTACTTATTATGCTTTCCAAGATACTAAAACTCCTTTAAGGGTCCAAGCATTCACTTTTGTTTTAAACCTAACATTGAACTTTTCTCTGATCTTTTTTCTAAAACATTCCGCAATCGCATTGTCTTCTGCAGTTTCTACTGTCGTTACCTGGACTTTACTTTCGAATAATTTGAAAAAGCATGACGTTTCTTTTCCCTGGGAAGGTTTTCTTTCTAAAATCGCAAAATTGGTCCTGCCTCTTTTAGCCATGGCTGCATTTTTATTCTTCTATAAGGAGATTGTCCATCTTCGTGCCTTAGGTTTTCTCTCCGAAAAAGGCCTGAGTTATGCGAATTCTTCCAGGATCTCTTTATGCGCAGCTGTCGTGCCGGGGATGGTAATTTTTTTCCTAATGAGTCTGATTTTGGGACTGGAAGAGATAAGGTTAATAGCTGGAAAATTATTTCGTAAAAAGTAA
- a CDS encoding DUF167 domain-containing protein has protein sequence MKIQVRVKPNSKKPSVTKGEDGIWTVAVKEPATEGKANDAVVRAIAEELGIAPSKVKILRGEKSKLKLLEVYD, from the coding sequence GTGAAAATTCAGGTCCGAGTAAAACCGAATTCTAAAAAACCCTCCGTGACCAAAGGGGAAGACGGTATTTGGACCGTTGCGGTAAAAGAACCAGCCACCGAAGGTAAGGCCAATGATGCCGTGGTCCGGGCGATTGCGGAAGAATTAGGAATAGCTCCTTCTAAGGTAAAAATTCTCAGGGGAGAAAAGAGTAAGTTAAAACTTCTGGAAGTTTATGATTAA